Within Halorussus sp. MSC15.2, the genomic segment CGTAGGTGAGGGTATGGTCCGCCAATCGGAGGACGGCCAGAGGGGGGCGCGCCGACTGATTCTGAACCCGACGAGCGGCGGTGGCACGGACGCCGAACGCGTCCGGCGACTCGCCGACGAGCGGGGGTTCTCGGTCGTGGAGACGGAACGCGCGGGCCACGGCACCGACCTCGCTGAGCAGGCCGCGGCCGACGGCGTCGAGGTACTCGCGGTCTGCGGCGGCGACGGTACCCTCCACGAGGTGGTGCAGGGACTGGTCCGGGCCGAGGCCCTCGACGCGGTGACGCTGTGCGTCGTCCCCGCGGGGACCGAGAACTTCTTCGCCGGAGACCTCGGCATCGAGTCGCTCGAAGCCGGGTTCGAGGTGGCCGACCGCGGCGAGACCCGGCGACTCGACATCGGCGTGGCTGGGGACGAACCGTTCGTGCTGTCGGCCATCGCGGGCCTGCCCGCCGACGCGAGCGCCGCGGCGACTCACGAGCGCAAGGACAGCCTCGGCCCGGTCGCGTTCCTCGTGTCGGGCATCGAGGAGGCGCTGGAGTTCGACGGTCTCCGGGCGGAGATAGACGTCGTCCGCGACGACGGAACCGAGACCGAGTGGTCGGGCGAGGCCGAGGCCATCCTCGTCGGGAACGTCCGGAAGTTCGCCGAGGAGGGTGGACAGGCCGACGCCGAGGACGGACTGCTGGAGGTGGCCGTCATCGAACAGCTACGCGCCAGCGAGGCGGTCGTCGAGTACCTCGAACAGCGCGTCCTCGAACGCGACACACCGCACGTCACGGAACTGCACGCCAGACGACTCGACTTCGAGAGCCTCGACGGGGAGCCTGTCAGCTTCAGTCTCGACGGCGAGATTCGTGAGTTCGAGCGCGTGACGCTCTCGGTTCGACCGGGCGCGCTCCGGGTGAAG encodes:
- a CDS encoding diacylglycerol kinase family protein, translating into MVRQSEDGQRGARRLILNPTSGGGTDAERVRRLADERGFSVVETERAGHGTDLAEQAAADGVEVLAVCGGDGTLHEVVQGLVRAEALDAVTLCVVPAGTENFFAGDLGIESLEAGFEVADRGETRRLDIGVAGDEPFVLSAIAGLPADASAAATHERKDSLGPVAFLVSGIEEALEFDGLRAEIDVVRDDGTETEWSGEAEAILVGNVRKFAEEGGQADAEDGLLEVAVIEQLRASEAVVEYLEQRVLERDTPHVTELHARRLDFESLDGEPVSFSLDGEIREFERVTLSVRPGALRVKVGEGYEPNPE